A single region of the Pelecanus crispus isolate bPelCri1 chromosome 10, bPelCri1.pri, whole genome shotgun sequence genome encodes:
- the CLRN3 gene encoding clarin-3 yields MPSRKKTAMFASSFLTCVSSFAMICVVLATQHWVSSEVKFAGTNSTVRVSLTYGLFSGTCEQFVDPGLQVSERTFQVADNLRNTKAKSMITAIIVILVLSLLSSLLSSGFTCTNAVSNPYQTFLGPTGVYTWNSLCGIFILIAMILFPVNTAGNGLSVQLAQGCFSFLQRHTDSKHTYGYSYWIMLPTILLNVASIIIIYFYDHASYSKRKEQERPIENAPKDVILF; encoded by the exons ATGCcgtccagaaaaaaaacagccatGTTTGCATCCTCTTTTTTGACCTGCGTTTCCTCTTTCGCGATGATTTGTGTCGTTTTGGCAACCCAGCACTGGGTGAGTAGCGAGGTTAAGTTTGCTGGCACAAACTCCACCGTTAGGGTAAGCCTCACCTACGGACTTTTTAGCGGTACCTGTGAACAGTTCGTCGATCCGGGACTTCAGGTTTCGGAAAGGACTTTCCAAG TTGCAGATAACCTGAGAAACACCAAAGCGAAAAGCATGATCACTGCAATTATTGTCATTCTGGTTCTCAGTTTACTGAGTTCCCTTCTGAGTTCTGGATTTACTTGCACTAACGCTGTTAGTAATCCCTACCAGACATTTCTGGGACCCACCGGAGTCTATACCTGGAATTCCTTATGCG GAATCTTCATACTTATAGCCATGATACTTTTTCCTGTGAACACAGCAGGAAACGGCCTGTCTGTACAATTGGCCcaaggatgtttttcttttctgcagagaCATACCGACTCTAAACACACTTACGGATATTCGTATTGGATCATGCTGCCCACCATTCTTCTGAACGTTGCTTCTATTATCATCATATATTTCTATGACCATGCAAGTTATTCTAAGaggaaagaacaggaaagacCCATTGAAAATGCACCAAAAGACGTCATTCTGTTTTAA